In one Desulfomicrobium escambiense DSM 10707 genomic region, the following are encoded:
- a CDS encoding LysE family translocator: MFDIVHYPLFLLTAVTLNLYPGPDTLYILGRSVSQGRGAGMVSALGIGSGAVVHTLLGAAGLTAIVAASATAYQIVKWAGAAYLVWLGLTMLLSRPEGPGKLETAPRTLGRIYLQGVATNVLNPKVALFFLALLPQFIVPGATHPGLAFLMLGLTFVATGTLWCLFVAVAAGAVHRRLAGTGRAALWLKRLGGGLLAGLGARLALSD, from the coding sequence ATGTTCGACATCGTCCACTATCCGCTCTTTCTGCTCACGGCCGTGACGCTGAACCTCTATCCCGGTCCAGACACCCTTTACATCCTTGGCCGCAGCGTCTCCCAAGGGCGCGGGGCGGGCATGGTCTCGGCCTTAGGCATCGGCAGCGGCGCCGTGGTCCACACCCTGCTCGGCGCCGCGGGGCTGACGGCCATCGTCGCCGCCTCGGCCACGGCTTACCAGATCGTCAAATGGGCAGGCGCCGCCTACCTGGTCTGGCTCGGCCTGACCATGCTGCTGTCTCGGCCCGAAGGCCCCGGGAAGCTCGAAACGGCGCCCCGGACCCTGGGCCGCATCTATCTCCAGGGCGTGGCGACCAACGTGCTGAACCCCAAGGTGGCCCTCTTCTTCCTCGCCCTCCTCCCGCAGTTCATCGTCCCCGGCGCGACCCATCCTGGCCTGGCCTTCCTGATGCTCGGCCTGACCTTCGTGGCCACGGGCACCCTGTGGTGCCTATTCGTGGCCGTGGCGGCCGGAGCCGTGCATCGCCGCTTGGCCGGAACCGGCCGGGCCGCGCTGTGGCTCAAGCGCCTGGGCGGCGGCCTTCTGGCCGGACTCGGGGCGCGGTTGGCCCTTTCGGACTAG
- a CDS encoding uracil-DNA glycosylase produces the protein MNAFLKLLKDSPGGPVFNPWHQRDPLHDASNRAPAVRREQLASYLGERRKATTILLAEALGYQGGHFTGIAMTSERLLLGYLRHKGLGPEMVFAAAPRRTSREDVRPDGFTEPTATIVWGAMRELGVDPRDVILWNAFPWHPYKPGIGLLSNRTPTEDEVLLGRPVLLALKSFVPQAEILAVGQKSAALLANMGITAPALRHPANGGAGQFREQFARIVKNRIG, from the coding sequence ATGAACGCCTTCCTCAAGCTCCTGAAAGATTCTCCCGGCGGCCCGGTCTTCAACCCTTGGCACCAGCGCGACCCGCTGCACGACGCCTCAAACCGGGCGCCCGCCGTACGGCGCGAGCAGCTCGCCTCCTATCTCGGAGAGCGCCGAAAGGCCACCACCATTCTCCTGGCCGAGGCCCTGGGCTACCAGGGCGGCCACTTCACGGGCATCGCCATGACCTCCGAGCGCCTGCTGCTGGGGTACCTGCGTCACAAGGGGCTGGGCCCGGAGATGGTCTTCGCGGCCGCGCCGCGCCGCACCAGCCGCGAGGACGTGCGCCCCGACGGCTTCACGGAACCCACGGCGACCATCGTCTGGGGCGCCATGCGCGAACTGGGCGTGGACCCGCGCGACGTCATCCTGTGGAACGCCTTCCCCTGGCATCCCTACAAGCCGGGCATCGGGCTCCTGAGCAACCGCACGCCCACGGAAGACGAGGTGCTGCTGGGCAGACCCGTGCTCCTGGCCCTGAAGTCCTTCGTCCCCCAGGCCGAAATCCTGGCCGTGGGTCAGAAGTCGGCGGCCCTGCTGGCGAACATGGGCATCACCGCCCCGGCCCTGCGGCACCCGGCCAACGGCGGGGCCGGGCAGTTCCGGGAGCAGTTCGCCCGCATCGTGAAAAATCGGATCGGATGA
- a CDS encoding nitroreductase family protein: MKYQSPYTPDFSKRDPLPGVAEEFPGRWSPRSFVRSPIPAEDLAVIFDAARWTPSAYNEQPWRILTSTPETFDTFLGLLVDANQKWAKNVSLIGFMVARKNFTHNGKPNSTAVFDCGSAWMSLTMQARKLGLYTHGMAGIRKDAIYEAFGIDREEYEVVAGFTIGILDLKEKLDKPYADWEGPSPRKPLPEVWKQGAW, translated from the coding sequence ATGAAATACCAGAGCCCATACACCCCCGACTTCAGCAAACGCGACCCCCTGCCCGGCGTGGCCGAGGAATTCCCCGGCCGCTGGTCCCCCCGCTCCTTCGTCAGGTCGCCTATCCCGGCCGAGGACCTGGCCGTCATCTTCGACGCGGCCCGCTGGACGCCGTCCGCCTACAACGAACAGCCCTGGCGCATCCTGACCTCCACCCCCGAGACCTTCGACACGTTCCTGGGCCTTTTGGTCGACGCCAACCAGAAATGGGCGAAAAACGTCTCCCTCATCGGGTTCATGGTGGCCAGGAAGAACTTCACCCACAACGGCAAGCCCAACTCCACGGCCGTGTTCGACTGCGGCTCGGCCTGGATGTCCCTGACCATGCAGGCCCGCAAACTCGGTCTCTATACCCACGGCATGGCCGGCATCCGAAAGGACGCCATCTACGAGGCCTTCGGCATCGACCGGGAGGAATACGAGGTCGTGGCCGGCTTCACCATCGGCATCCTGGACCTGAAGGAGAAGCTCGACAAGCCCTATGCCGACTGGGAGGGGCCGTCGCCGCGCAAACCCCTGCCGGAAGTCTGGAAGCAGGGAGCCTGGTAA
- a CDS encoding DMT family protein: protein MRFYLTTIILLSLSNIFMTFAWYGHLRNLSHTPWVIAAFASWGIALLEYLLQVPANRIGHQVMNVGQLKILQECIALSVFIPFSIIYMKEKPSMDYVWAGLCILGAAFFMFRKKIFGA from the coding sequence ATGCGTTTCTATCTGACAACCATCATTCTGCTGTCCCTGAGCAACATCTTCATGACCTTCGCCTGGTACGGGCATCTGCGCAACCTGTCCCACACGCCGTGGGTCATCGCGGCCTTCGCCAGCTGGGGCATCGCCCTGCTGGAGTACCTGCTGCAGGTCCCGGCCAACCGCATCGGGCATCAGGTCATGAACGTCGGCCAGCTCAAGATCCTGCAGGAGTGCATCGCCCTGTCGGTCTTCATCCCCTTTTCCATCATCTACATGAAGGAGAAGCCCAGCATGGACTACGTCTGGGCCGGCCTGTGCATCCTCGGCGCTGCCTTCTTCATGTTCCGCAAAAAGATCTTCGGGGCCTGA
- a CDS encoding ABC transporter permease: MNETMVISIPALILFSVMLVFPVAVFRHLQLRLTRDLIVSMLRMAVQLGLVAVYLEWVFRLDLLALNVAWVLVMIVVATGSILRQSGLSWRRCLRAVLPAHLMTSLLTLAGFLLVFDPATLGSARYLVPLMGMVLGNILRSNVVALDRFFSDLRANRDMHIQYLTLGASESEAVRPFLRSALRAAVGPQLGTVATMGIVSLPGMMTGQILGGSSPAVAIAYQIMIMIAIFTAATVSAFLAVHFARKAAFDPFGRLDESIFLRRS, from the coding sequence ATGAACGAAACCATGGTCATCTCCATCCCGGCCCTGATCCTCTTTTCCGTCATGCTCGTTTTTCCGGTGGCCGTCTTCCGCCACCTGCAGCTCAGGCTGACCCGCGACCTGATCGTGTCCATGCTGCGCATGGCCGTGCAGCTCGGGCTGGTGGCCGTGTACCTCGAATGGGTCTTTCGCCTGGACCTGCTGGCCCTCAACGTGGCCTGGGTGCTGGTCATGATCGTCGTGGCCACGGGCTCCATCCTGCGCCAGAGCGGTCTGTCGTGGCGCAGGTGCCTGCGGGCGGTCCTGCCGGCCCACCTGATGACGTCCCTGCTGACCCTGGCCGGGTTCCTGCTGGTCTTCGACCCCGCCACCCTGGGTTCGGCCCGCTATCTCGTTCCGCTCATGGGCATGGTGCTCGGCAACATCCTGCGCAGCAACGTGGTGGCCCTGGACCGCTTCTTTTCGGACCTGCGCGCCAACCGCGACATGCACATCCAGTACCTGACCCTGGGGGCCAGCGAGTCCGAGGCCGTGCGGCCCTTCCTGCGCAGCGCCCTGCGCGCGGCCGTGGGCCCGCAGCTGGGCACCGTGGCGACCATGGGCATCGTCTCCCTGCCGGGCATGATGACCGGCCAGATCCTGGGCGGTTCGTCCCCGGCCGTGGCCATCGCCTACCAGATCATGATCATGATCGCGATCTTCACGGCGGCCACGGTCTCGGCCTTCCTGGCCGTGCACTTCGCCCGCAAGGCTGCCTTTGATCCGTTCGGGAGGCTCGACGAGTCCATTTTTCTGCGAAGGTCGTGA
- a CDS encoding ABC transporter ATP-binding protein encodes MLELRNVTVRRGGRVILDRVDLAVTPGEHLVLTGPSGAGKSTILKVALLFEPVDEGEVLWDGRTVTAADQAEHRARFLYIGQKPLPFDGSAGQYLDLPFTFAANRARRADRAMQDHLMEAMGLDPALRSSPYGRLSGGEQQRLTIIQGLQLERSFCLLDEVTSSLDQESLEAVVRYFAQDTARTVLAVTHNRQWFDFGFAEIALESGKLRRLP; translated from the coding sequence ATGCTGGAACTTCGCAATGTGACCGTGCGCCGGGGCGGGCGGGTCATCCTTGACCGGGTCGACCTGGCCGTTACTCCGGGGGAACACCTGGTGCTGACGGGACCGTCCGGGGCGGGAAAATCGACCATCCTCAAGGTCGCCCTGCTGTTCGAGCCCGTGGACGAGGGCGAGGTGCTTTGGGACGGCCGCACGGTGACCGCCGCGGACCAGGCCGAACACCGCGCCCGTTTCCTCTACATCGGGCAGAAGCCGCTGCCTTTCGACGGCTCGGCCGGACAGTACCTGGACCTGCCCTTCACCTTCGCCGCCAACCGCGCCCGCCGCGCGGACCGGGCCATGCAGGACCACCTCATGGAGGCCATGGGCCTGGACCCGGCTTTGCGCTCGAGCCCCTACGGGCGGTTGTCGGGAGGGGAGCAGCAACGCCTGACCATCATCCAGGGCCTGCAGCTGGAGCGCTCCTTCTGCCTGTTGGACGAGGTCACCTCCAGCCTGGACCAGGAGTCCCTGGAGGCCGTGGTCCGTTATTTCGCACAGGACACGGCGCGTACCGTCCTGGCCGTGACCCACAACCGGCAGTGGTTCGATTTCGGCTTCGCCGAGATCGCCCTCGAATCGGGAAAGCTCCGGAGGCTCCCATGA
- a CDS encoding cyclic 2,3-diphosphoglycerate synthase — translation MVEKVIIMGAAGRDFHNFNIYFRGNPRYRVVCFTATQIPDIDGRVYPPELAGDMYPEGIPVFADSELARLIRGFSVDLVVFSYSDITHNEVMHKASLVTAAGADFMIAGATYTMLPTTRPVVAVCAVRTGCGKSQVSREIVRVLQEDGRRVVIVRHPMPYGDLRAQAVQRFASHADLDLHRCTIEEREEYEPILDMGVVVYAGVDYSRILAQAEAEADVLVWDGGNNDTPFYRPALHVTVFDPHRAGHELLYHPGETNMRMCDVAVINKVDTARPDQVEAVLANIRACNPGARIVLARSPLTVDRPELIRGRRVLVVEDGPTLTHGGMPHGAGFLAARQCGAAELVDPRPWLAGSLDETFAAYPDIGPVLPAMGYGPGQIRDLEATIAAVPCDAVVSGTPIDIARVLRIGKPVARVRYAHADHDGPALGSVLLELLEGKA, via the coding sequence ATGGTCGAAAAGGTCATCATCATGGGCGCGGCCGGCCGTGATTTCCACAACTTCAACATCTATTTCCGCGGCAACCCGCGCTACCGCGTGGTCTGCTTCACGGCCACGCAGATTCCGGACATCGACGGCCGCGTCTACCCCCCGGAACTGGCCGGGGACATGTACCCCGAGGGCATCCCGGTCTTCGCCGACTCGGAGCTTGCGCGCCTCATCAGGGGGTTCTCCGTCGACCTCGTGGTCTTTTCCTATTCCGACATCACCCACAACGAGGTCATGCACAAGGCTTCCCTGGTCACGGCCGCGGGCGCGGACTTCATGATCGCCGGGGCAACCTACACCATGCTGCCGACGACCAGGCCGGTGGTGGCCGTGTGCGCCGTGCGCACGGGCTGCGGCAAGTCCCAGGTCAGCCGCGAGATCGTCCGCGTGCTTCAGGAGGATGGGCGCCGGGTGGTCATCGTGCGCCACCCCATGCCCTACGGCGACCTGCGCGCCCAGGCCGTGCAGCGTTTCGCCTCCCACGCCGATCTGGACCTTCATCGCTGCACCATCGAGGAGCGGGAGGAGTACGAGCCCATCCTGGACATGGGCGTGGTGGTCTACGCCGGGGTGGATTACTCCAGGATTCTGGCGCAGGCCGAGGCCGAGGCGGACGTCCTCGTCTGGGACGGCGGCAACAACGACACGCCGTTCTACAGGCCCGCCCTGCACGTCACGGTCTTCGACCCGCACCGTGCCGGGCACGAACTGCTCTACCATCCCGGCGAGACGAACATGCGCATGTGCGACGTGGCCGTCATCAACAAGGTCGATACGGCCCGGCCGGATCAGGTCGAGGCCGTGCTCGCGAACATCCGGGCCTGCAATCCGGGGGCGCGCATCGTCCTGGCCAGGTCGCCCCTGACCGTGGACCGTCCGGAGCTCATCCGGGGGCGTCGCGTCCTGGTGGTCGAGGACGGCCCGACCCTGACCCACGGCGGCATGCCCCACGGGGCGGGCTTCCTGGCCGCGCGGCAGTGCGGGGCGGCCGAGCTGGTGGACCCCAGGCCCTGGCTCGCCGGCAGTCTGGACGAGACCTTCGCCGCGTATCCGGACATCGGCCCCGTGCTGCCGGCCATGGGGTACGGCCCGGGGCAGATCCGCGACCTGGAGGCGACCATCGCTGCCGTGCCCTGCGACGCCGTGGTTTCGGGCACGCCCATCGACATCGCGCGCGTGCTGCGCATAGGCAAGCCCGTGGCCCGGGTGCGCTACGCCCACGCCGATCACGACGGGCCCGCGCTGGGCTCGGTGCTGTTGGAATTGCTGGAGGGGAAGGCGTAG
- the ald gene encoding alanine dehydrogenase — protein sequence MIVGVLKEIKTQENRVCMTPAGVEVMKQHGHTVLVEKTAGVGSGFADADYEAAGAKIVAAPADIYGQSDMVMHVKEPQPSEYGLIRPGQVVFTYFHFAADEKLTREFMRTGSVAIAYETVTGPQGGLPLLTPMSEVAGRMAAQEAAKYNERVHGGRGILLGGVTGVAPANVLVLGGGIVGTNAAMMAAGLGARVHILDMNLDRLRYLSEIMPKNVTPLMSSPAKIRELAKEADAVIGAVLVVGAKAPKLVTREMFKDMKPGCVLVDVAIDQGGCFETSKPTTHTDPIYEVDGIIHYCVANMPGAVPITSTMALTNATLPYALQIADKGWQAACKENPGLKNGLNMVGDKITFKGVADAFGLPYTPAESCL from the coding sequence ATGATCGTCGGCGTTCTCAAGGAAATCAAGACGCAGGAAAACCGGGTCTGCATGACGCCGGCCGGTGTGGAAGTCATGAAGCAGCACGGGCACACCGTGCTGGTGGAAAAGACGGCCGGTGTGGGCAGCGGCTTCGCTGACGCCGACTATGAGGCCGCAGGGGCTAAAATCGTCGCAGCCCCGGCGGACATCTACGGCCAGTCCGACATGGTCATGCACGTCAAGGAGCCCCAGCCTTCCGAATACGGCCTGATCCGCCCCGGACAGGTCGTCTTCACCTATTTTCATTTCGCGGCCGACGAGAAGCTGACCCGCGAGTTCATGCGGACCGGCTCCGTGGCCATCGCCTACGAGACCGTAACCGGCCCCCAGGGCGGCCTGCCGCTCCTGACACCCATGAGCGAGGTGGCCGGACGGATGGCCGCCCAGGAAGCCGCCAAGTACAATGAGCGCGTCCACGGCGGCCGTGGCATCCTGCTGGGCGGCGTGACCGGCGTGGCCCCGGCCAACGTCCTGGTCCTCGGCGGCGGCATCGTCGGCACCAACGCGGCCATGATGGCCGCCGGCCTGGGTGCCCGCGTCCACATCCTGGACATGAACCTCGACCGCCTGCGCTACCTCTCGGAGATCATGCCCAAGAACGTCACGCCGCTGATGAGTTCCCCGGCCAAGATCCGCGAACTGGCCAAGGAGGCCGACGCAGTCATCGGCGCGGTCCTCGTGGTCGGTGCCAAGGCGCCCAAGCTCGTGACCCGCGAGATGTTCAAGGACATGAAGCCGGGCTGCGTGCTCGTGGACGTGGCCATCGACCAGGGCGGCTGCTTCGAGACGTCGAAGCCCACCACGCACACGGACCCGATCTACGAGGTGGACGGCATCATCCACTACTGCGTGGCCAACATGCCCGGCGCCGTGCCCATCACCTCGACCATGGCCCTGACCAACGCCACCCTGCCCTACGCCCTGCAGATAGCGGACAAGGGCTGGCAGGCCGCCTGCAAGGAAAACCCGGGGCTCAAGAACGGCCTGAACATGGTTGGCGACAAGATCACCTTCAAGGGCGTGGCCGACGCCTTCGGCCTGCCCTACACGCCGGCCGAATCCTGCCTCTAG
- a CDS encoding secretin N-terminal domain-containing protein: protein MRLALLCIILLLSTPVLAAQQVEIIELRHRTVEDVLPVLEPLVEPGGALSGMNGHLIVRTSPANLQELRKVLAVIDQPVRQLLIRVSQSRETSGARRSLGVSGAVEVGDNVRVVAPGGNMPGGTGVEVRSGGSAAGVYGQDVRSSSSSGADQFVRVMDGGEAFIRVGRSLAVPFRRVEMRPGGVRASQGVVYVDIGQGFSAVPRLSGDRVTIEISPQFDSLAGRGRDVDTQSLSTTVTGRLGEWIELGGGASRTDESTGSPTGAAAQETRDTRSVWLLVEEVR from the coding sequence ATGCGCCTCGCACTGCTCTGCATCATTCTCCTGCTCTCCACGCCGGTCCTGGCCGCGCAACAGGTGGAGATCATCGAACTGCGCCACCGCACGGTCGAGGATGTCCTGCCCGTGCTGGAGCCCCTCGTCGAGCCGGGCGGGGCGCTGTCGGGCATGAACGGGCATCTCATCGTGCGCACCTCGCCCGCCAACCTTCAGGAGCTGCGGAAGGTGCTGGCCGTCATCGACCAACCCGTCCGCCAGCTGCTCATCCGCGTCAGCCAGAGCCGCGAGACGAGCGGCGCGAGGCGGTCCCTGGGCGTGTCCGGCGCAGTCGAGGTCGGCGACAACGTGCGTGTCGTCGCGCCGGGAGGGAACATGCCCGGCGGAACCGGGGTGGAGGTGCGCAGCGGCGGGTCGGCCGCCGGAGTGTACGGGCAGGACGTCCGAAGCAGCTCCTCGAGCGGCGCGGACCAGTTCGTGCGGGTCATGGACGGGGGCGAGGCCTTCATCAGGGTCGGCCGGTCCCTGGCCGTGCCCTTCCGCCGCGTAGAGATGCGGCCGGGCGGCGTCAGGGCCAGCCAGGGCGTGGTCTACGTCGACATCGGACAGGGATTTTCCGCCGTACCGCGCCTGTCGGGCGACCGCGTGACCATCGAGATCAGCCCGCAGTTCGACAGCCTCGCAGGCCGCGGACGCGACGTGGACACCCAGAGCCTCTCGACCACGGTTACGGGACGACTGGGGGAATGGATCGAACTCGGCGGCGGCGCCAGCCGAACGGACGAAAGCACGGGAAGCCCCACGGGCGCCGCGGCGCAGGAAACGCGCGACACCCGCAGCGTCTGGCTGCTGGTCGAGGAGGTGCGCTGA
- a CDS encoding GyrI-like domain-containing protein, which translates to MQIERKRIPAYTAIEAVTTLTIPDVPAYAEKIIPMLLAEAESRGMAVTGPCVFTYEGCDGSPDREFTMKVGFSVDACRGQGAFACAEVAAHECLSTVYRGPMKGIGPAWSAFTPQALQRGEALQPVGREVYLDWIDEGSADNQVELQIPLQG; encoded by the coding sequence ATGCAGATCGAGCGCAAGCGCATCCCGGCATACACGGCCATCGAGGCCGTCACGACCCTGACCATTCCCGATGTCCCGGCCTACGCCGAAAAGATCATCCCCATGCTCCTGGCCGAAGCCGAGAGCCGGGGCATGGCCGTGACCGGTCCCTGCGTCTTCACCTACGAAGGGTGCGACGGCTCTCCCGACAGGGAGTTCACCATGAAGGTCGGTTTTTCGGTTGACGCCTGCCGCGGTCAGGGCGCTTTCGCGTGCGCGGAGGTTGCCGCCCACGAATGCCTGAGCACCGTGTACCGCGGGCCCATGAAGGGGATCGGGCCGGCCTGGAGCGCTTTCACGCCGCAGGCCCTGCAAAGGGGCGAGGCGCTGCAGCCCGTCGGCCGCGAGGTCTACCTGGACTGGATTGACGAGGGCAGTGCGGACAACCAGGTCGAGCTGCAGATTCCTCTGCAGGGCTGA